In a genomic window of Scyliorhinus torazame isolate Kashiwa2021f chromosome 5, sScyTor2.1, whole genome shotgun sequence:
- the LOC140418620 gene encoding uncharacterized protein, translating into MTVQYSGGRVEILRRSDPARILEVEVEQTGNANQTSHRDLTESLDSSEPEYQHLGVEVSQGVRRGGFKVWKLKSSITSGSDRVLNLSYPEYQRILNMEGKSIVHSGEKPYMICLCGRGFALSDLTSHKCNHTEEKQWKCANCGKGFTSPSQLETHRHSHTGERPFTCSECGKGFSFSAHLLSHQRIHTDERPFQCPDCGKCYKSSGELMVHQRVHTDERPFRCSHCGNGFMRSSHLTVHQRIHTGERPFACSWCGKGFTQSFNLQKHQRIHSGERPFTCSKCGKGFTESSALQKHQRVHTGERPFTCSKCGKGFGTSSHLLRHQQGHK; encoded by the exons gatactggaagtggaggttgaacagacgggaaacgcaaaccaaacatcacatcgcgatctgacagagtcactcgattcatcagaacctgaatatcaacatctgggtgtggaag tttcacagggtgttcgaaggggaggcttcaaagtctggAAACTCAaatcaagcatcacatcaggatctgacagagtcctcaatttatcatatcctgaatatcagcggattttgaacatggaaggaaaaagcatcgttcacagtggagagaaaccgtACATGATTTgtttgtgtggacgaggattcgctctatcagacctcacaagccacaaatgcaatcACACcgaggagaaacagtggaaatgtgccaactgtgggaaaggattcacttccccatctcagctggaaacccatcgacacagtcacactggggagagaccattcacctgctcagagtgtgggaagggattttcttTTTCAGCCCACCTGCtaagtcaccagcgaattcacactgatgaaagaccgtttcaatgtccagactgcgggaagtgctataaaagttctggggaactgatggtccatcaacgtgttcacactgacgagagaccgttcaggtgctctcactgcgggaatgGGTTCATgcgatcatctcacctcactgtacatcagcgcattcatactggggagaggccattcgcctgctcctggtgtgggaagggattcactcagtcattcaacctgcagaagcaccagcgaattcactctggggagaggccattcacctgctccaagtgtgggaagggattcactgagtcatccgccctgcagaagcaccagcgagttcacactggggagaggccgttcacctgctccaagtgtgggaagggattcggcacttcatcccacctcctgagacaccaacaaggccaCAAATAA